A part of Variovorax sp. HW608 genomic DNA contains:
- a CDS encoding cytochrome c-type biogenesis protein: MHRRIASTLLALACASALAAPTGDEQLDARVQALSHQLRCVVCQNQTLADSQADLAVDLRRQMREQMRAGASDAAVKDYLVQRYGDFVLYKPPLKPSTWLLWFGPSLLLALVVIAIARKRWRGGPSPAPLDDAERQRLDALLERSPESPR; encoded by the coding sequence ATGCATAGACGCATCGCCTCCACCCTGCTGGCTTTGGCCTGCGCGAGCGCGCTTGCCGCGCCCACGGGCGACGAACAACTCGACGCGCGCGTGCAGGCGCTGTCGCATCAACTGCGCTGCGTGGTCTGCCAGAACCAGACGCTGGCCGACTCCCAGGCCGATCTCGCGGTGGACCTGCGGCGGCAGATGCGCGAGCAGATGCGTGCCGGCGCGAGCGACGCGGCGGTCAAGGACTACCTGGTGCAGCGCTACGGCGACTTCGTGCTCTACAAGCCGCCGCTCAAGCCCTCGACCTGGCTGCTCTGGTTCGGGCCCTCGCTGTTGCTGGCCTTGGTGGTCATTGCGATCGCTCGCAAGCGGTGGCGCGGCGGCCCATCGCCGGCACCGCTCGACGATGCCGAGCGCCAGCGCCTCGATGCGCTGCTCGAACGATCACCGGAGTCGCCGCGATGA